From the Ferrigenium kumadai genome, one window contains:
- the plsY gene encoding glycerol-3-phosphate 1-O-acyltransferase PlsY, giving the protein MMTLVFVVCAYLLGSVSFAVLMSKAFGLADPRTYGSGNPGATNVLRSGKKIAAALTLLGDAAKGWIAVVLAIMFGAHSAQGVTTIALVALAVFLGHLFPVFLKFKGGKGVATALGVLLALNVWLGLAALGTWLVIALVFRLSSLAALVASIGVPVYAMVLGLPREWVLASAIMSLLLIWRHKSNIQNLLAGKESRIGSKKTAQ; this is encoded by the coding sequence ATGATGACCCTAGTTTTTGTTGTGTGCGCCTACCTGTTGGGTTCAGTTTCTTTCGCGGTGTTGATGAGCAAGGCGTTCGGCCTGGCCGACCCGCGCACCTACGGCTCCGGCAACCCCGGTGCGACCAATGTGCTGCGCAGCGGCAAGAAGATCGCTGCCGCGCTGACGCTGCTGGGCGATGCGGCCAAGGGCTGGATCGCGGTGGTGCTGGCGATCATGTTCGGGGCGCATAGCGCCCAAGGCGTGACGACCATTGCGCTGGTGGCGCTGGCGGTGTTCCTCGGCCACCTGTTCCCCGTGTTCCTCAAGTTCAAGGGGGGCAAGGGTGTGGCAACGGCGCTGGGCGTGCTGCTGGCGCTGAATGTCTGGCTGGGCTTGGCGGCGCTGGGGACCTGGCTGGTGATCGCGCTGGTGTTCCGCCTGTCGTCGCTGGCTGCGCTGGTGGCCTCCATCGGCGTGCCGGTCTACGCGATGGTGCTGGGCTTGCCGCGTGAGTGGGTGCTGGCATCGGCCATCATGTCGCTGCTGCTGATCTGGCGGCACAAGAGCAACATCCAGAACCTGCTGGCCGGCAAGGAAAGCCGGATCGGCTCCAAAAAGACCGCCCAGTAA
- a CDS encoding murein hydrolase activator EnvC family protein, producing the protein MIPHTRLLSLALCALPLVGTAQASQQEEELENLRKRISAMQREMDKTSESKSEAADALRESERAISDSNRKLAELSTQQRIADQRLVELQSREHQLSGSLESQQTLLGKLLYQQYLGGKQEYLKMLLNNQDPNQAARDLLYYQYIARSRATWLAGLRTDLAELNAVSLATREQRSALESLHAEQAAQKKTLEKEQRARQQMMGKLSQQLRQQRREINRLHRDENRLAQLVDRLTRMLAQPKSRSLFRNDNLPDNRFDGSPFEQLRGKLAFPVKGEVTNRFGTPRPDSTVLWKGLFLRTSSGQAVKAVAAGRVVFADWLRGFGNLLIVDHGKGYMSLYGNNETLYKQVGDVLHGGDTIAAVGNSGGNEDSGLYFELRHESKPLDPMKWLALK; encoded by the coding sequence GTGATTCCGCATACGCGTCTCCTGTCGCTGGCCTTGTGTGCGCTGCCCCTGGTCGGCACGGCGCAGGCCAGCCAGCAGGAGGAGGAGCTGGAGAACCTGCGCAAGCGCATCAGCGCCATGCAGCGCGAAATGGACAAGACCAGCGAGTCGAAGTCAGAAGCAGCTGATGCACTGCGCGAATCCGAACGGGCGATCAGTGACAGCAACCGCAAGCTCGCCGAACTGTCCACCCAGCAACGCATCGCCGACCAGCGGCTGGTCGAATTGCAATCCCGTGAACATCAACTGAGCGGCAGCCTTGAAAGCCAGCAGACCTTGCTCGGCAAGCTGCTGTATCAGCAGTACCTGGGCGGCAAGCAGGAATACCTGAAAATGCTGCTGAACAATCAGGATCCCAATCAGGCAGCACGCGACCTGCTGTATTACCAGTACATCGCCCGGAGCCGGGCCACATGGCTTGCAGGCCTGCGCACAGACCTTGCCGAGCTGAATGCCGTCAGTCTCGCCACGCGCGAGCAGCGCAGCGCGCTGGAATCGTTGCACGCCGAGCAAGCTGCACAAAAGAAAACGCTGGAAAAAGAACAGCGCGCACGGCAACAGATGATGGGCAAGCTCTCGCAGCAACTACGCCAGCAACGACGAGAGATCAACCGCCTGCACCGCGACGAGAACCGCCTGGCGCAGTTGGTCGACAGACTGACCAGAATGCTGGCGCAGCCCAAGTCCCGGTCACTGTTCCGCAACGATAACCTGCCGGATAACCGCTTCGACGGCAGCCCGTTCGAACAGTTGCGAGGCAAACTGGCTTTCCCGGTCAAAGGCGAAGTCACCAACCGATTCGGCACGCCGCGCCCCGACAGCACCGTGCTGTGGAAGGGATTATTCCTGAGAACTTCCAGCGGCCAGGCCGTCAAAGCAGTTGCAGCAGGGCGAGTGGTATTCGCCGACTGGCTGCGAGGCTTCGGCAACCTGCTCATCGTCGATCACGGCAAGGGCTACATGAGCCTGTACGGCAACAATGAGACGCTATACAAACAGGTCGGTGACGTGCTGCATGGCGGCGACACCATCGCCGCGGTTGGGAACAGCGGCGGCAATGAGGATTCCGGTTTATACTTTGAACTGCGTCACGAGAGTAAGCCGCTCGATCCAATGAAATGGCTGGCGTTGAAATAA
- a CDS encoding S41 family peptidase, with the protein MRLLEKTGLVGIGLVAGVAISLHFAALAEKATVATPLPVEELRAFSEVFGRIKSDYVEPVTDKKLINEAINGMLSGLDPHSAYLDAEAFKELQVGTQGEFGGLGIEVGMEDGLVKVVSPIEDTPAYHAGIKSGDLIVKLDDTLVKGMSLNDAVKRMRGKPGSKIVLTIIRKDEPKPLTITLVRAVIKVQSVKSKLAEPGYGFVRITQFQEHTGENLASALENLTKQNQAPLKGLVLDLRNDPGGLLTGAVGVSSAFLAKDALVVYTEGRTDDARMRLTASPENYLRGNGKEDYLKNLPDYIKSVPLVVLVNGGSASASEIVAGALQDHKRAVIMGTQTFGKGSVQTVLPLGNNTAIKLTTARYYTPGGRSIQAKGIVPDILVEDPSTAALDSAFRLREADLDKHLANGKEAEDKPDTTSKKVQPAPDNKGDAAKTAPAEFGSKNDYQLTQALNLLKGMRILQGK; encoded by the coding sequence ATGCGTCTTCTGGAAAAAACAGGGTTGGTTGGTATCGGTCTGGTCGCGGGCGTAGCGATCAGCCTGCATTTCGCTGCGCTGGCCGAAAAGGCAACCGTCGCCACGCCGCTGCCTGTTGAGGAATTGCGCGCCTTCTCCGAGGTATTCGGACGCATCAAGAGCGACTATGTCGAGCCTGTCACCGACAAGAAACTGATCAACGAAGCCATCAATGGCATGTTGAGCGGGTTGGACCCGCACTCCGCCTACCTCGACGCCGAAGCCTTCAAGGAACTTCAGGTCGGTACCCAGGGCGAATTCGGCGGCCTAGGTATCGAAGTGGGCATGGAAGATGGCCTGGTGAAGGTGGTTTCTCCGATCGAGGACACTCCCGCCTACCATGCCGGCATCAAGAGCGGCGACCTGATCGTCAAGCTCGACGATACGCTGGTCAAGGGCATGTCCCTGAATGACGCAGTCAAGCGCATGCGCGGTAAACCCGGCAGCAAGATCGTACTGACCATCATCCGCAAGGACGAGCCCAAGCCGCTGACCATCACCCTGGTGCGCGCGGTCATCAAGGTGCAGAGCGTGAAGTCCAAGCTGGCTGAGCCGGGTTATGGTTTCGTTCGCATCACACAATTCCAGGAACACACGGGCGAGAACCTCGCCTCTGCGCTGGAAAATCTGACCAAGCAGAATCAAGCTCCGCTCAAGGGCCTTGTGCTTGACCTGCGCAATGACCCGGGTGGCCTGTTGACCGGAGCCGTTGGCGTTTCTTCCGCATTCCTGGCCAAGGACGCTTTGGTCGTTTACACCGAGGGCCGTACCGATGATGCCAGGATGCGTCTGACCGCCAGCCCAGAAAACTATCTGCGCGGCAACGGCAAGGAGGACTATCTGAAGAATCTGCCGGATTACATCAAGAGCGTGCCACTGGTCGTGCTGGTTAACGGCGGCTCGGCCTCGGCCTCCGAGATCGTTGCCGGCGCGCTGCAGGACCACAAGCGCGCGGTCATCATGGGAACGCAGACCTTTGGTAAGGGCTCGGTACAAACCGTGCTGCCACTGGGCAATAACACTGCCATCAAGCTGACCACCGCGCGCTATTACACACCGGGGGGCCGCTCTATCCAGGCCAAGGGCATCGTGCCGGATATCCTGGTCGAAGATCCATCCACGGCGGCCCTGGATAGCGCGTTCCGCCTGCGCGAAGCCGATCTGGACAAGCATCTGGCCAATGGCAAGGAAGCTGAGGATAAACCGGATACCACCAGCAAGAAAGTCCAGCCCGCACCGGACAACAAGGGGGATGCGGCGAAAACCGCCCCTGCTGAGTTCGGTTCGAAAAACGACTATCAGCTTACCCAGGCCCTGAACCTGCTCAAGGGGATGCGGATACTGCAAGGGAAGTAA
- the tsaD gene encoding tRNA (adenosine(37)-N6)-threonylcarbamoyltransferase complex transferase subunit TsaD, which yields MITLGIESSCDETGVALYQMGRGLLAHALHTQIAMHSEYGGVVPELASRDHVQRVIPLVRQVLSEAEVSLEQVDAIAYTQGPGLGGALLVGASVANALAYALDIPTIGIHHLEGHLLSPLLSDPAPYFPFVALLVSGGHTQLMRVDDVGRYTLLGETLDDAAGEAFDKSAKLLGLGYPGGPALSKLAAQGNPDRFKLPRPMLHSGDLDFSFSGLKTAVLTLTKQHEVDDQTRADIACATQEAIIDVLAYKARAALAQTGLSQLVVAGGVGANQLLRQRLSKDIGKRGGKVFYPDLQFCTDNGAMIAFAGALRLAQHQGRKDYRFDVKPRWDLQEMCIK from the coding sequence TTGATTACACTTGGAATTGAATCATCCTGCGATGAAACCGGCGTCGCCCTGTATCAAATGGGGCGCGGATTGCTGGCCCATGCCCTGCACACGCAGATCGCCATGCACAGCGAATACGGCGGCGTCGTCCCCGAGCTCGCGTCGCGAGATCACGTGCAGCGCGTCATCCCACTGGTGCGACAAGTGTTGAGCGAAGCCGAGGTGTCGCTGGAACAGGTCGATGCCATCGCCTACACGCAAGGCCCCGGCCTGGGGGGCGCACTATTGGTCGGTGCCAGCGTGGCGAATGCGTTGGCTTATGCGCTCGACATCCCCACCATCGGCATCCACCACCTGGAGGGCCACCTGCTCTCGCCTTTACTGTCCGATCCTGCGCCCTATTTCCCCTTTGTCGCATTATTAGTATCCGGCGGACATACGCAGTTGATGCGAGTGGATGACGTGGGCCGCTACACCTTATTGGGAGAGACGCTGGACGATGCCGCGGGCGAAGCCTTCGACAAGAGCGCCAAGCTGCTCGGCCTCGGCTATCCCGGCGGCCCCGCACTCTCAAAACTCGCCGCACAGGGCAACCCCGACCGCTTCAAGCTGCCGCGCCCGATGCTGCACAGCGGCGACCTCGACTTCAGCTTCAGCGGATTAAAGACGGCCGTACTGACCCTGACCAAACAGCACGAAGTCGACGACCAGACGCGCGCCGACATCGCCTGCGCGACACAGGAAGCCATCATCGACGTACTGGCATACAAGGCGCGCGCAGCATTGGCGCAGACCGGCCTGAGCCAACTGGTGGTAGCAGGGGGGGTCGGCGCCAACCAGCTGCTGCGTCAGCGCCTGAGCAAGGATATCGGCAAGCGCGGCGGCAAGGTGTTCTACCCCGACCTGCAGTTCTGCACCGACAACGGCGCAATGATCGCCTTCGCCGGCGCCCTGCGCCTCGCGCAACACCAGGGCCGCAAGGATTACCGCTTCGACGTGAAGCCGCGCTGGGACCTGCAGGAGATGTGTATCAAATAG